GTCGACAACAACATCGATTGCACCGACAGGCGACAGCGGCATGCCCTCTTCGAATATCACCAGCTAGATCTTGGCCAAGATGGATGTCGAGGCCGCGAATCCGACGAGAAGCCATCAGTGGATGAATCAAGGCTTGGGCTGCTGATTTCGTCAAGAGAGACCAGGCCAAGTTTTTTGGTGGCAGAGAGGCCTCTATATTCAATTCAAACCTTACATGTTAATAATTGTGCATAACTGCAAAAAAAATTGTGTAGAAAGTCATACTCTGAGTGGCCTTCTGACTCTTGATCTCTTATATATTCAGATTATTAGGATTTTTTTCTCCCAATTTGCATTGACAAGGTTGCTTGATACTTATGATAACTCAGTGAATAGTTTGCCTTATTACCAATGATCTGGTTCAAGTTTGCTCTATTCAATTAGTATATTGAAATTAGGAGTTGTACCAATCATTGCAATTAGAGTTCCTTTAAGATATATTGAGTGAAAATATTGAATCAATGAGATATTCCAGTGCTTTTGTTTTATTTCAAGTGGCTTATGAGTTACCAATTATGGTAAATTGTTAAtgtatgtgttgaatatttgttaagatttagtttattattagtcttatctctcACTGAGATACACGATCAGTACAATTGCATCCATCTCGTGGAGATACCATCCATGGTAAGAAATGCGGACACAACtgtttttgtggtttttttttaggctaaaatgcatttggtgcccctgatgtttcaggttCGAGCAAATGACACCCTTCATCAATTTTTGTCGACGTCGTTTTGAAAGGGTGGGGGAGATTCGAACCTGGGACCTATAAGTGGCAAAACCCACCCctaaccagttgagctacataAACAATTGATTTGTTAAGcaacacaattttatttatatcatttatCCATTTGCTGTTAGTTTCTTTGCAATTGCTACTCAGTTTGAATACCCAAAATGAAAGGATCTGATTTTGAGAAATCTTCATAGAAGAAAACACAATTCAGGTGGCTTTCAACCCACATGCTGATACTAACAGCATCATTAGCATCTAGCTCATGTGTAGAACGATAGATTACCCTTCTTCTTCGCCTTTTCACCTTTATTCAACAACCAACAACCAACACTTTATTCTCTATTTAATATTGAAGTTTGGAGTCCAAAAATGAGTTCTGTAGGTCAAAACTTACCAAAACGCAATTCTGGAGATTTTCCGGCGAAGTATCGCCGGCAAGGATGGTGGCCCGCGGCGGAGATGTCGCCGGGGGAGAAAAGTGTAATGGTTCTCCATCATTTCGTGGCCAGGAACACGATGGTGGCATCCGTTTCTCCAATTTCTCAACGGTTTTCCAGGAAATCGCGGTTACAGGTCGGATGGTTCGTCGGTGAACGACCAGATCGCGACCGTGAGACGTCCAAGAGACATTTCTGGTCGTTCCTCTTCACTTGGGTAGACGGGAATGCTGGTTTTGTGGGGTTTTTTAGCCGATTCAAGTGCAACGAatatggtgttggtggcggtctCGCCGGAGACGAATGAAGAATTTGAACtcacagtggtggtggtggtggtcggcCACTAGCGGAAGTGGGGGTAACTCCAAGCCCAAATCTGATCTTGGGTTGAGGAGGACAAAGCTTGGGTAAGTTTCATGGTGTTGTCCTTTGAAGGAGAAGAAACTTTGGAAGGAACATGGTGACGGTGGTGataaggtgaagaagaaggCACAACCAAGAGAAGGAAAACATGAAGAGGAGAGGGAAAGGAGAAATGGCAGCGtgaaagggaaaggaaaaggGAGAAGAACTGTGTTGGTGAGAAGAAAATGACGAAataaagatataaataaaattgtattGCATTATATATCAATTCTTTGTGTAGCTCAACGGGTTAGGGGTGTGTTTTGCCACTTATAGATcctgacggaggggtactcGTTACACTATTTTGTTTCATCGAGGgtacaaacgtcgacaaaaatagatgaaGGGTGTCATTTGCACGaacctgaaacatcaggggcaccaaatgcatttaagccctTTTTTTTAAGTTCTCAATTTACGGAAGCACGGGAGTTCTCCTGTAAGAAAATGACATATATGTCTTCTTCAAAGTAATATATCACCCTTAAGGAGAACCACATCAACCAAAGCACAAGTTCACTAAATCATGCTTGAAGACAGACAAACATAAAAACCATGATGACAACAAAATGTCTACCCTCAATAAAAATATTGTGTATGaacattttttttggtaaaaaaaaaatatcgaaGACcctaatattaataatttacctatttttatttttgaacatataatttattttaataaaatggaattatttttctttttcaccgTGCGATGCGCGGGTTTGTGTCTAGTTAAAGGTAATCCAACCCCAACAACATTTTGGTACTAAGGAAAACACATGTATTAAAATAGCAATAGATAACAATAGCATAACAATAGCTTTGATTTAGTTTTTTCAGAACTCTTACATGGATAACAGTATCATCACTACTGTATTacattcaaaatttaaaatacatTCATTCTCTCAGAAGAGTGACAAACTTTTAAAGGAACAAGTCTTCAGCTGAACACTTTCAATGGGAAGTTTGTCTGATGGAAAAGGACAGTCAAATTTCCCAGGCTTCTCTTGCAGCAATGCACAAGGCTCAGGAGACACATTGCTTGTAACACCGTGAACATCAGTGCAATTCCATGCCAATTTCTTTCCCACTTTCTCAATATTCGCATTAGAAATGCAAATTCCAGTGAAAGGATCATTAGCAATTCCTTCAAGCTTTGCAGGATATGTGACATTCTTTGCAATCACATCTCTATAATTGATTCCAGTGATGGTAGGAAGTGCTTTTGGATCAAAGCCAGTGTCAGGGTGTGATCCATAAGAACCTGTCATCCAAAACACATATTTCATGGTGAACAAGTTCATTCCTTTAACAAAAATGTTCTTCACATATGCTCCTCTACCAACTGCAGTTTTGATTCTAACTGCTGATTGAGTGTTGATAGCAGTGAGGTCTTCTGCTCTAATGTCTTGGATTCCGCCAGACATTTCACTTCCTAAAGCAATCATAGCACTATCAGGGGATATGCATGTAAGTCTTCTGATTATTATGTGTTGGCTTGGCATCCCAACTTTGATTCCATACTCATCCCAACCACTTTTCACTGCAATGCAATCATCACCAGATACAATATAGCAATCTTCAATCCTAGTGTTGGAACAAGAATCTGTAAAATGGAGGAAAAAATAGTTAGAGAATGATTGAAATTTGAGTGAAATAGTTAGAGAAGTAAATGTCATTTGAACCCCGTGAACAATAAGGCCAACTATAGATATTTTGGATTATACATGGAAAGGTTAAACAAATGAAAGGGAATGATTATAATTGTTTTGcctaaaatgacaaaaaaatcACAGTAaagtgatgaagataaagatgaGTAAATTACTTTGTTCTTACCAACCCCCATAGGGTAGGCCAACCAATGTAATTAATTCAAAGGTAAAATTGAGAAAGATGAAACCAAATTTCAATTAGTCTTTAAAGATATAAAAtggattttttccttttttcatcCTTCAAGGATCATATTAATCATGATTTCCAACTTttaaggactaaattgaaatCCAGTGGaaataaactatatatattagaattaTAGAAATGATATCAAAATTACCAGGATCAATTCCATCTGTGTTGGGAGAGTCAACCGGTGCAAGAATGGTCAGCCCTTGAATTATAATGTCACTGCAGTGAAAGGTGTGACAAGAACATGAGAATAACATAACAGAACATATGGTCCATGAAGATTGAAcataaattgaaatgaaaatcaaTGTCAAACCTGCTGTAAATTGGATGGACAAACCAAGATGGGGAATTGACCAAAGTGAGATTTGAGATTTGAATTTGACTAGAGTACATAATCTCAATCATGTAAGGCCTGGTGAGTTTAAATTGTCCCTTGTGGAACTTGTCCCACCAGTAAGATCCTTGCCCATCAATAGTACCATTGTGACCTAATGAACAGATTCAAAACATGTGACATTAAAAATGATTTTCCAAAGAGGCATGATATTAACAAATTCTAATAGAGATGATAATATATGGGCCTTGTAGTTTTACCGGTAATAACAACATCAGTGAGGTGTGTTCCAAAAATGAGACTACTGAACCTTCCAGCAGGTGCATCCCTTCCTCTGCCATATGATGGAAGAACAGGAAGTGAGGGCCACCCTGATTCAACCTGTTAATGATGGTCAATGGTCAATGGAAGTGTTTATTTTGgagaaaattcaaaattaaaaaaaaaaaactaacaattgATGTCAAATGCTGCTTATCTAACGTGACAAGAAATCAAAGATAGGTTAGAGATTAATGTGATTAGGTAAACAAATTTCCAACAATTGCACTGTGTTAACGAATGCTACATACATTTGGATCAATGCTACTTTCATAGTAAAATAGAGTGCAACGGACATGTGACATACACAAAATAAATCATATTCAAATAGTCAAGATTAAGTTTATATTAGCCATCCGATCTTGATGAAATATCTGAGCCATTAAATATTGATGGCTCCGATAAGGGTTACATCAAATGCAAGGAATCAATGTCCCAAATAATCTAACAATTTAACCACAGGAAAAGGGGAGAAGGAGACTGGATACCTGGGATCCAAGAATGACAGCATCTTTTTGGAGAAAAAGTGTGAAATGGCTGGTGAGATTAAAGCTTCCTGTGAGCCATTTCCCTGGTGGCACCACCAGCATAGCCCCGCCATCATTTGCATAGTGGCTGAGATTGCTGATTGCAGATTGAAAAGCCTTGGTGTTTGATGTTTTGCCATCACCAACACCACCAAAATCAGTCAAAACTGCACTATGTTTTCTGCAATTGATAGCAGGGTACTCAAGATCCTGTAACCTTCTTACTACTCTGCATTCTGCTACCTTCACTCCTAGTGATCCAAATAACAGCACTGCGAAAATAACCCCGACAACCTGCAGAAAACCAAAAATTGTTTTAAATTGATAATTGCAATTATTGAGGCATAATTTTCATATattaaattgatataatttTCAGAACCCCGTGACAAGGAAAAACAtatttgattttgactttactTCTAGTCTAGTTTATGCCTGGAACATCCACATCATTGTGGGTTCAACCGTGTGTTTCGTTCATATGACTAGAACAATGACCCTTACTTAGGAATCATACATGTTTGACTTGAATCAACTAAACAAAATTctagaaacaatttttttaaaaatgctggaaaagagaagagaaaagtgCATTCGATATAATCAAAGTCGAATCACATTgagaagaaacaaaaagaaaagcatcGTGAAAAGCTGaatgtaaaaaagaaaaaaggaattaCATAGGAGTTTCTAAGCTTTGGACACGACTTCATCATGGTATGATTGTAAGTAACTTTGAGAGTGGTTTCAGTTCTGTTTGGTGGCTTAGAAGAAATAGACAAGGGTCATATTTATAGTGTTAGACAAGTATGGAAGGGATTTTAGGCGTTACACTTTGAGAAGCAATTAGAATTCAAAGAACTTGTTGATTTAAGAGCTATTAATTAGAATATTGAAAATAATTAGTATCGGTTACATAAAGTTTATAATTACGTGTTGGGAAAGAACAGTATGGTCCTGTGTAGTGGCCGGTTATAGGCAAATGGTACATGCATGGAAATGGATCAGTCAATTTCTTTGGTAAATGATTGAGAGAAACGATATCAAGATATTATTACTGCAAGTTTGAACCATGATTATCTGACTGCAATTATAATACTCTCACTAGTagtattaataaattataagaTTTTTTCCATATAATTATGCAtgcttaattaaattgaaataaaattggGGTCGTGAGACTAGCGTACCTTTGGTTTGAGGTGGAGAAATGAGTGTTGgcgtgatggtgatgatgagcGAGCGGGTCAAGGTTGAGCAATTTGAAAAGTGCGGCGGGAATGGAGGGGGAATGTTACAGGATTTGAGGGATGTGGGTTGAGCAATTAGAAGAGGAGATTGAAAAATATTGCAGTAGTGAAATCAGGAGAGGCGGTGCCAAATTGTAGGGGatgtttttttgaaagtgatcaGATGGAGTTTGGGCCCAAGATGAATTGGTGGAGGGCTGGCCCATTGTcacaaaaaatatacaagagcTTGGTTTGGGTTAGGGAAGAAACAAATGGTAACAGAAGCATTGAACCTTAAGTTTTTAGAATTAAGAACTCTAGTTATTGACCAAGAACAAGAAAACTGTTGTTCAACTTTCTCTAACGGGAGAAAATATACGGATCAATAAACCGTCAAAAAGGAAAAGGGGTAAAAACAAATGAGAAATAGCACACATCATTACAAAGACTGAGATTTGTTGGAGAAAGAATTTGACGATCACACCCAATAAACGCAAGTGGGAAAGTACATACATTCTTAAACGTTAAAAGAAGATATAAAAATTGGaaaaagttttttaaaaaattccgCAGCCGGGATTCGAACCCGGAATTCCAAGGGGGGTGACTCAAATTTGAAGTCAAACTTCGGTCAGAGTCGAAATATGCAAATTGGTTTGCTACTGCGGATCATGTGTTAGTTTAAtggaaattaataaatatatagaaAGCTTATTTCCTAATTTATTGTATTCTTTTGTTCATGATTATTTGATTTTAtagatttttttcaaaataattttaattcatttaattttttttatttaatctgtttacaaaataattaattatatattctattaaatttcaaatttatataACAATAAGTCAAAAATCATGATGTTTTCCATTGCTCAATGGCGAGTTTAGAAAAATTTAATGATGTATCTAGCATACAATGATGTGTCTAGTTAATGGAAGTCAACCTCTTGCTTAATGAAAAAATGGTGGGGTGATAAATTAGTCTAATTATAACTATCAATTGTGGTAACATATTGATTAACACAGAAAAAAATGGTTAAGGCTTAAGGATGATTAGTTCTCTTAGTTTTCCAAGGTATATATTGAGTAAAATTACTCTAGTCTTAGGTAAAAAGTAACTTAAATAATGAAGGAATCGTAAGATGAAAGCAAAAGGAAACACATAGCTAAATCAGGGGATGAATGAGCA
This portion of the Lotus japonicus ecotype B-129 chromosome 3, LjGifu_v1.2 genome encodes:
- the LOC130749715 gene encoding probable polygalacturonase gives rise to the protein MMKSCPKLRNSYVVGVIFAVLLFGSLGVKVAECRVVRRLQDLEYPAINCRKHSAVLTDFGGVGDGKTSNTKAFQSAISNLSHYANDGGAMLVVPPGKWLTGSFNLTSHFTLFLQKDAVILGSQVESGWPSLPVLPSYGRGRDAPAGRFSSLIFGTHLTDVVITGHNGTIDGQGSYWWDKFHKGQFKLTRPYMIEIMYSSQIQISNLTLVNSPSWFVHPIYSSDIIIQGLTILAPVDSPNTDGIDPDSCSNTRIEDCYIVSGDDCIAVKSGWDEYGIKVGMPSQHIIIRRLTCISPDSAMIALGSEMSGGIQDIRAEDLTAINTQSAVRIKTAVGRGAYVKNIFVKGMNLFTMKYVFWMTGSYGSHPDTGFDPKALPTITGINYRDVIAKNVTYPAKLEGIANDPFTGICISNANIEKVGKKLAWNCTDVHGVTSNVSPEPCALLQEKPGKFDCPFPSDKLPIESVQLKTCSFKSLSLF